The Candidatus Firestonebacteria bacterium RIFOXYD2_FULL_39_29 genome has a window encoding:
- a CDS encoding transcriptional regulator: protein MELRESEVLEFKKSTSELKEAVISIVSILNKHQKGELYFGVKNDGEIVGQTIGASTLRDISQAISNHIEPKIYPSINLVNIESKSCIKIEFQGEDIPYHAYGRVYIRVADEDKQLSPHEIRKVIIRKHNDNYKWESDLSDYDVKMVSVKDVKSFINKAKSAKRINFGFSQVKIVLNKLDLIRNNKLLKAVEPLFCNNNSFEVQVAVFAGTDKITFLDIDKITGNLFDILEKSEAYIREHINWGVKFGKLEREEIPEIPIKAIREALVNSLCHRDYAVPKGNEVAVFKNRIEIYNPGEFPKEVSPEDFITGKERSILRNPLIAEVFYKAKEIEKWGSGLKRINDECKAANVKVEFKILKTGFMVVFYRLDEKAKVLPLGPNTQKTHRKHTENAQETHKKHTRNAQEIIDAIKMNSKITRKQLSIKTGMTESSVIHYLRKLQEEGTLKHIGSTKSGYWEVMDADKK from the coding sequence ATGGAATTGAGGGAATCCGAAGTATTAGAGTTTAAAAAATCAACTTCTGAACTTAAAGAGGCAGTAATCTCTATTGTTTCTATTTTAAACAAACATCAGAAAGGCGAGTTGTATTTTGGAGTTAAAAATGACGGGGAGATTGTAGGTCAGACAATAGGAGCATCTACTCTGCGGGATATTTCTCAGGCAATATCGAATCACATTGAACCAAAGATATACCCTTCAATAAATTTAGTCAACATCGAAAGCAAATCCTGTATTAAAATTGAGTTTCAAGGCGAAGATATCCCATACCACGCTTATGGTCGTGTCTACATCAGAGTTGCAGATGAAGATAAGCAGTTAAGTCCTCACGAGATTAGAAAAGTAATTATACGAAAGCATAATGATAATTATAAATGGGAGTCTGATCTCTCCGATTATGACGTAAAAATGGTAAGCGTCAAGGATGTAAAAAGTTTTATAAATAAAGCAAAATCAGCTAAACGAATTAATTTTGGCTTTAGCCAGGTAAAAATAGTTCTTAATAAACTGGATTTAATACGTAATAATAAGTTATTAAAGGCGGTAGAACCGTTATTTTGCAATAATAATTCCTTTGAGGTTCAGGTCGCGGTCTTTGCTGGAACGGACAAAATAACTTTTCTGGATATAGATAAAATAACAGGGAATCTGTTTGATATTTTGGAAAAATCTGAAGCTTATATAAGAGAACACATTAACTGGGGAGTGAAATTTGGTAAACTAGAACGGGAGGAAATTCCTGAAATACCTATAAAAGCAATAAGAGAAGCTTTGGTAAATTCGTTATGCCATAGAGATTATGCTGTTCCGAAAGGCAATGAAGTTGCGGTTTTTAAGAATAGGATTGAAATATATAATCCTGGAGAATTCCCTAAAGAAGTGTCGCCGGAAGACTTTATTACAGGTAAAGAAAGATCTATTTTGCGAAACCCACTTATTGCAGAAGTATTTTATAAAGCAAAAGAAATAGAAAAATGGGGTTCCGGACTAAAGAGAATTAATGATGAATGTAAGGCTGCAAATGTAAAAGTCGAATTTAAAATCCTCAAAACCGGATTTATGGTAGTGTTTTACAGATTGGATGAAAAAGCCAAGGTGTTACCTCTTGGACCCAACACACAGAAAACACACAGAAAACACACAGAAAACGCACAAGAAACACACAAGAAACACACAAGAAACGCACAGGAAATAATAGATGCAATAAAGATGAATTCAAAAATAACCAGAAAGCAGCTTTCAATTAAAACTGGAATGACAGAAAGTTCTGTTATTCATTATCTTAGAAAACTTCAGGAAGAAGGAACGCTAAAACACATTGGCTCGACCAAAAGCGGGTATTGGGAAGTTATGGATGCTGACAAAAAATAA
- the secA gene encoding preprotein translocase subunit SecA (functions in protein export; can interact with acidic membrane phospholipids and the SecYEG protein complex; binds to preproteins; binds to ATP and undergoes a conformational change to promote membrane insertion of SecA/bound preprotein; ATP hydrolysis appears to drive release of the preprotein from SecA and deinsertion of SecA from the membrane; additional proteins SecD/F/YajC aid SecA recycling; exists in an equilibrium between monomers and dimers; may possibly form higher order oligomers; proteins in this cluster correspond SecA1; SecA2 is not essential and seems to play a role in secretion of a subset of proteins), which yields MLKYLKKIFGTKNEREIKRITLIIAKVNEYEKVIKKLTDDELKLKTPEFKSRLEKGETLDDILPEAFAVVRETSVRTIGQRHYDTQLIGGIVLHEGKIAEMRTGEGKTLVASLPAYLNALSGKGVHLVTVNDYLAERDSFGKGNFKGMGNIYSFLGLTYGCIKNDSSNEDRRAAYGADITYGTNNEFGFDYLRDNMATALEDLVQQRPKNFAIVDEVDSILIDEARTPLIISGPAEESTDKYYRANRIVPEFAKETDYKVDEKSRTVVLTETGVSKAEKLLGVENMYEGVNMDWAHYVNNALKAHVLFKREDHYIIKDNEVLIVDEFTGRLMPGRRWSDGLHQAVEAKEGVKIRRENQTLATITLQNYFKMYNKLAGMTGTADTEAEEFMNTYKLDVIVIPTNRPMVRNDFPDEIYKTRSEKLKAVANEIAELNKQGRPVLVGTISIEKNEELSSLLNKKGVKHQLLNAKFHEKEAEIIAAAGAYAGVTVATNMAGRGTDIVLGEGVANLGGLHVIGTERHEARRIDNQLRGRCGRQGDAGSTKFYLSLEDDLMRIFGGDKIFNLMDRLGMEEGQPIMHPWITKAIEGAQKRVEGFNYEARKHLLEYDNVMNKQREVVYGQRRKILEGDDLKENVVKWMEDIVDGLMEAFAAEKLSPYEWDMESLNLRMSDIFGIEYKLEKNVLSGMRRETLRADIIEKVTAFYESKEKTYGKMFKFVERMVMLQTIDGKWKDHLYAMDQLREGIGLRAYGGKDPLLEYKKEGFEMFTDMIERIKDDTLRMVYRVQLRHGEEIERQELEEAAKAGKAVASKINYSHREVNQFGAAEEAARQRQMQRQAQQGQMDPMGARLGDRPVMNQAPRTTPIKRDTPKVGRNDPCPCGSGKKYKKCCGQHEE from the coding sequence ATGTTAAAATATCTGAAAAAAATATTTGGGACAAAGAATGAGCGTGAAATAAAACGAATTACACTTATTATCGCTAAGGTGAATGAATACGAAAAAGTCATAAAAAAACTGACAGATGACGAATTAAAACTAAAGACTCCGGAATTTAAGAGCCGCCTGGAAAAAGGCGAGACTCTTGATGATATTCTTCCGGAAGCTTTTGCGGTTGTCAGGGAAACCTCGGTAAGAACCATAGGACAACGCCATTATGATACCCAGCTCATCGGCGGTATTGTTTTACATGAAGGAAAAATTGCGGAAATGCGAACCGGTGAAGGTAAGACCTTGGTCGCTTCCCTTCCTGCTTACTTAAATGCCCTATCGGGAAAAGGTGTGCATCTGGTCACGGTTAACGACTATCTTGCTGAAAGAGACAGTTTTGGCAAGGGAAATTTCAAGGGTATGGGAAACATTTATTCCTTTCTGGGGCTTACCTATGGCTGTATAAAAAATGACTCCTCAAATGAAGACCGCAGAGCCGCTTATGGTGCGGATATTACTTATGGTACAAATAATGAATTTGGCTTTGATTATCTCCGAGATAACATGGCGACTGCGCTGGAGGATCTTGTCCAGCAGAGGCCGAAGAATTTTGCCATAGTTGATGAAGTCGACAGTATACTTATAGATGAAGCCAGGACTCCTCTTATTATCTCTGGTCCGGCGGAAGAATCCACTGATAAATATTACAGGGCCAACAGAATAGTTCCGGAGTTTGCAAAAGAAACGGATTATAAAGTTGATGAAAAAAGCAGGACTGTCGTACTCACCGAAACAGGTGTATCAAAAGCTGAAAAACTTCTGGGCGTAGAGAATATGTACGAAGGTGTTAACATGGACTGGGCGCACTATGTTAACAATGCGCTTAAAGCCCATGTTCTCTTTAAGCGCGAAGATCATTACATAATAAAGGATAATGAAGTACTCATAGTTGATGAATTTACCGGCCGTTTGATGCCGGGACGGCGCTGGAGTGACGGGCTTCACCAGGCGGTGGAAGCAAAAGAAGGGGTTAAAATAAGAAGGGAAAATCAGACCCTGGCGACTATTACCCTTCAAAATTATTTTAAGATGTATAATAAACTTGCCGGAATGACAGGTACCGCGGATACGGAAGCCGAAGAGTTCATGAACACCTATAAGCTGGATGTTATAGTAATTCCTACTAACAGACCGATGGTTAGAAATGATTTTCCTGATGAGATTTATAAAACCAGGAGTGAAAAACTTAAAGCTGTTGCAAATGAGATTGCGGAATTAAATAAGCAGGGAAGACCTGTTCTGGTCGGAACAATCTCTATTGAGAAAAATGAAGAGCTGTCCTCCTTGTTGAACAAAAAAGGTGTAAAACATCAGTTATTAAACGCCAAATTCCATGAAAAAGAAGCTGAGATCATTGCCGCGGCAGGCGCTTATGCCGGTGTTACGGTTGCCACCAATATGGCGGGACGCGGTACGGACATTGTGCTCGGGGAAGGAGTGGCAAATCTCGGAGGGCTTCACGTTATCGGCACAGAGAGGCACGAAGCCAGGCGTATTGACAATCAGCTCCGCGGCCGATGCGGAAGACAGGGCGATGCCGGTTCGACAAAATTCTACCTCTCACTGGAAGATGATCTGATGAGAATATTCGGGGGAGATAAAATATTTAATCTTATGGACCGGCTGGGAATGGAAGAAGGTCAGCCCATCATGCATCCGTGGATTACCAAAGCGATAGAGGGAGCTCAAAAGAGAGTTGAAGGCTTTAACTATGAAGCCAGAAAACACCTTCTCGAATATGATAATGTAATGAATAAACAGCGTGAAGTCGTCTATGGTCAGAGAAGAAAAATACTGGAAGGCGATGATCTTAAAGAAAATGTAGTAAAATGGATGGAGGATATTGTAGACGGACTTATGGAGGCTTTTGCTGCAGAAAAATTGTCTCCCTATGAGTGGGATATGGAAAGTTTAAATCTTAGAATGAGCGATATTTTTGGAATAGAGTATAAACTGGAAAAAAATGTTCTTTCGGGCATGAGAAGAGAAACCCTGCGGGCTGATATTATAGAGAAAGTGACTGCTTTTTATGAAAGTAAAGAAAAGACGTACGGGAAGATGTTCAAATTTGTAGAACGAATGGTTATGCTTCAAACTATTGACGGGAAATGGAAAGATCATCTTTATGCAATGGATCAACTCAGGGAAGGTATAGGGCTTCGCGCTTACGGAGGAAAAGACCCTCTTTTGGAGTATAAAAAAGAAGGGTTTGAAATGTTCACGGATATGATTGAGCGTATCAAGGATGACACCCTTAGAATGGTTTACAGAGTACAGCTGAGGCATGGCGAAGAAATAGAAAGACAGGAGCTGGAAGAAGCCGCCAAAGCAGGAAAAGCAGTTGCTTCAAAAATTAACTATTCCCACAGAGAAGTCAACCAGTTTGGCGCCGCAGAAGAAGCCGCAAGACAGCGTCAGATGCAGCGCCAGGCACAGCAAGGCCAGATGGACCCCATGGGCGCAAGGCTCGGAGACCGCCCTGTGATGAACCAGGCCCCCCGCACAACCCCGATTAAAAGAGATACTCCCAAAGTCGGAAGAAATGACCCGTGTCCCTGCGGAAGCGGGAAGAAATATAAGAAGTGTTGCGGACAGCATGAGGAATAA